A window of the Lactuca sativa cultivar Salinas chromosome 5, Lsat_Salinas_v11, whole genome shotgun sequence genome harbors these coding sequences:
- the LOC111912554 gene encoding uncharacterized protein LOC111912554 gives MDPNAVVLEISSDEDVGWNDYDGRGIADGGDDVDWLAELLDEVNKGNSGDDSDEVVVVSEVSPSEKPVKKSKLKNSLVDLDDDCVILDKDPDKPVEVRNDNPSNGEDDSDDIVVVSEKGQVACRDYPHPRHLCIKFPFSTTPNQSHCDQCYCYVCDSLAPCVYWGNGSAPMDHCHATDKDELWKHERKNAKNGSKAVQQTVPKVADMALFNGLHPPPPTPTLQMVQPPRSGSIRARHLSANLRHPNVMNQIRRPVFPSRNKLHPDLVSQYLLTRHGGSISKGQHGTQLHVPVFKRTGSVGGATPTPTPNRHHPYAPHPHRGNSGNPNRHQNYPAYSRSLQPNVVNNTPVSYPPHTSTSTSPTVNPLINHQQWPLQPQFSTRCHSNPNNVQSQVNSSLVYRPSSSRPDPTSGQPSYPAGQPVPSQTRVDNPSISVSDYTAQSLPDQGTQAMDNGLSWPATQQSAATVEPDPSSLLAGPGGGGLGDYRYDWIFDNQPVEPGFIDGAHGSYGLTDFSSDSSFIDTGPIFDF, from the exons ATGGATCCGAACGCCGTGGTGCTGGAAATAAGCTCCGATGAGGATGTTGGATGGAATGATTATGATGGAAGAGGAATTGCCGACGGCGGTGACGACGTTGATTGGTTAGCAGAACTTCTAGACGAGGTAAATAAGGGTAATTCCGGTGATGATTCGGACGAAGTGGTGGTTGTAAGTGAGGTTTCCCCGTCTGAAAAACCGGTTAAGAAATCGAAATTGAAGAATTCTTTAGTTGATTTGGACGATGATTGTGTGATTCTTGATAAAGACCCCGACAAGCCCGTGGAAGTCCGGAACGATAATCCCAGCAACGGCGAAGATGATTCCGATGATATAGTTGTTGTTAGCGAAAAAGGACAG GTTGCATGTCGAGATTATCCACATCCAAGACACCTTTGCATCAAATTCCCTTTTTCCACTACTCCAAATCAAAGCCACTGTGACCAG TGCTACTGTTATGTTTGTGACTCACTTGCTCCATGTGTGTATTGGGGCAATGGCAGTGCACCTATGGACCATTGTCATGCCACTGATAAAGATGAGTTATGGAAACACGAGAGGAAAAACGCCAAAAATGGTAGTAAAGCTGTCCAACAAACCGTTCCTAAGGTTGCTGACATGGCACTCTTTAATGGGCTGCACCCACCACCACCGACACCAACACTGCAGATGGTTCAGCCACCAAGGTCCGGGTCGATCCGTGCACGCCACCTATCGGCTAACCTTCGACACCCAAATGTGATGAACCAAATTCGAAGACCCGTTTTTCCATCAAGGAACAAATTACATCCAGATTTGGTTTCTCAATATTTGCTTACAAGACATGGGGGTAGTATTAGTAAGGGACAACATGGCACTCAGCTTCACGTGCCGGTATTTAAAAGAACAGGTTCGGTTGGGGGGGCCACACCCACACCCACACCCAACCGGCACCACCCGTACGCTCCACACCCACACAGGGGTAATTCTGGAAATCCCAATAGACACCAAAACTACCCCGCGTATTCAAGATCTTTACAACCAAACGTGGTCAACAACACTCCGGTTTCTTATCCCCCTCACACATCCACATCCACTTCGCCAACTGTAAATCCATTAATCAATCATCAACAATGGCCCCTCCAACCTCAATTCTCAACTCGCTGTCACTCAAACCCTAATAATGTTCAATCTCAAGTAAATTCTAGCCTGGTTTACCGACCGTCATCTTCCCGACCCGACCCGACATCCGGTCAGCCAAGTTATCCAGCAGGTCAGCCTGTTCCTTCTCAAACCCGTGTAGATAACCCGTCAATTTCTGTTTCCGATTATACCGCCCAGAGTTTGCCCGATCAAGGAACTCAAGCAATGGATAATGGGCTCAGTTGGCCCGCGACCCAACAGTCTGCTGCTACGGTTGAACCCGACCCGTCATCGCTTTTGGCGGGCCCTGGTGGGGGTGGGTTAGGTGACTATCGGTATGATTGGATTTTTGATAACCAGCCTGTTGAACCAGGGTTCATAGATGGTGCTCATGGGTCATACGGGTTGACCGACTTCTCCTCTGATTCTTCATTTATCGACACGGGCCCCATTTTCGACTTTTAG